From Syngnathus typhle isolate RoL2023-S1 ecotype Sweden linkage group LG5, RoL_Styp_1.0, whole genome shotgun sequence:
gtgagtacaatgaggaagctctggaggagatataCCGATTTgagagtgatgctctgtgtgggatgaacagtgactcacaacatgacaacagtggtaacaaacagcaacaagaaaattcggaagacggtgatcaaccaaatggtggagtgatacttgaatcatgtctccaacccaatgatgtgtcggaggaaattatgagttttacagagggcatttattgtgttgctcctgcagaaagaaacaacccagtaagctttttcaagactcccaagcttgaggccatggcttttccagtgcagtttcccactggtcaaaacaccctcgatgaagagagagcaataaaactcacaccaagcaaatatttcaaaacccgtctgtgttgtgtggatgaacgctttgctcgagataccaactacttgttctttgcccaatttgtgactgaaatttaccaggcgacgtcgagcatgacaatacagctgcgcaaaggtaagccttttaccagggatggtcgaaggataaacaatgccatgcttcaggacaaacgtgaagttgagaaactggtgcgcagcaaagatgctgtccgattcatgacaccgctgagaggtacgccggcctattgggagagaaccaccaaagatctttttgctatgatccgacagctgggcacacccacgttcttttgcacattttctgctgccgaaatgcgttgggaagaggtcatcaccgccatcaaagcgcaacaggGTGAAGtcgtgaatttcgcccaacttgactgggctaccaagtgtgagatcctacgcagcaatcctgtgacgacgatgcgcatgttcgacaagcgtgtggaagctctgttcagagatttgatcctctctccggcgcaaccgattggtgaggtcgtcgactacttttaccgactggagtttcaacacagaggaagtcctcacattcattgcctcatttgggttcgaggtgcccctgtatttgaggaagccacggatgaagccatctgtcattttgtgtctcgctacatctcggctgagctgccggacccgcagaaggaaccggaattgtacaaaaaggtcacagaggttcagatgcacagcaaaagtcactccaaatcgtgcgtcaaacaccaaggtgcaaattgccgctttggattccccaaacaaccgtgccatgaaacaatgatcgtcagacctgcgcccgtcgacgacgacaatcgagatcaacgcaatgacgatcggttggcgtcaaatgccaagcttgttcccgtgctaaatctgctgaatgagcctgaaacgtcatccctgactttgcctcagctactggctaaatgtaagctcaccggtgatgagtacatgaactgtttgcgcatgacggcctcgtccagttctgtcgtgcttaagcgagaacccaaagactgctgggtcaacaactacaaccgtcatttgcttcttgcctgggatggtaacctggacatccaatacatcctgaatgcctactcttgcatcgcatacatctgcagctacatcagcaaagctgaacacggtctgagccaatacctgaaatcggtcattgaaaactcccgctgcgcaaatgtcaacgagagcgatgaaatgaagcaaattatgcaagcgtactccaagaaaagagaagtgagtgctcaggaatgcgtcgcacgtgcgtgcggcttgcatatgaaacagtcctcccgcatggtggtatttgtacaaacgagtgacaatgcgctgaaaatgagttatcctctctcgctccttgagggcaaaacgcaggaatctcatgaagtgtggatgactggcctgccggaaaaatacaaatccagacctcaaacagaggaattcgaagtcatgtgcttggctgattttgcatcaatgtgcagaattgtttatggcaaacaagccaaaggtaagaatgttttgcctctgctgaacgacatgggctttgtccagaaaagaacagaaaaacatgcggtcatcaaatactgcaaatactctgaacaaaagaatccggaggaatattactgctgcttgctcaagctgtacctgcctcatcgtgctgattgccaattaaaatctgaacgctgtccttcctatcagttgtttcatgataacgcctgtgtgcagttaccgtataacgactctgtggagcgcgtgtgccaaattgtcagaaggaacagagaaaggtatgagaaatacagtcgagacattgacaacgccatccaagaggtggaggagagtgggctcgtcataaacgaatggtgccacctggctcccgagagtgagttgcaaagactcgaatgcgttgaggaaatgaacgcgagagatgaaccgaacgacaacgtggaggaaaatgtcccggactataacgtcaggtccaaaacaacgcaaatgtccatcgtgacagagcctgctgccatcgatcccgcggtgttacgcgacatgtaccgtaacctgaaccaaaagcaagcgtccgtcttctacaaggtcagagattggtgcataaaacgtgtgtgtagctcaaagcccattgagcagttcttctaccacatcaacggtggcgccgggaccggcaaatctcatctcatcaagtgtatccacgctgacgctaccaaaatactgcagagactaccacgactggctgaggaggccgacatttccaagcaaacggttgttctcgcagctttcactggcacggcggcgttcaacatttccggggcaacattgcattgtctactcaaactgccgagaagtctcaaacccccgtaccacgggctgggcaataaactggacgaagtccgagccgagctgtccatcgccgaaatactcatcatcgatgagatttccatggtgtcgaaagaccttttcgcctacgtgaatgccaggttgaaacaaatcaaaggaattaatttacctttcggtggcatgtctgttcttgctgttggagatttctttcagctccctcccgtgagacagtccaaacctctgtgcgtgtacgatcctacgcggctggaccactggcgtgacgacttcaaaaagatcacgctcaccgccatcatgaggcagaaagacgatgtcgcctttgccgaactgctgaaccgactccgcgtcaaagaaaagtcagatgaactgtcggaaatggacagagctctccttgccacgaggtacacttccccagaaatgtgtccaaagcatattctgcatgtttttgccaccaataaacaggtggatggccataactctgcgatgctggaactgcttcataaggacattgtgcagattgacgcggatgactacaagaaagacaaaggaactggcagaatggcaaggcaagcttcccctgtgcaaggcgctaagaatgagctcccggactccatcaaagttgccctgggtgctcgtgttatgatcacacggaacgttgatgttcaatcaggtctgtgcaacgggatgtttgcaaaagttgtcaaattggtgaactatccaaatgaagcccgtgtccagaaacttgggttggaactcgatcatgtgagtaacacagcgcgtgctgctaaccccgtgtacattgacagactggaggagaagctgaacaaggctggagtgacgcgccgacagtttcccatcaagcttgcttttgcctgcacgatccacaaggtacaaggcatgacaacgtcacaggctgcagtttcgctgaaaggtgttttcgaacacggcatggggtacgtagctctgagtagagtgacttcgctcagtggtctgcatattctgcatatggatgagagaaggcttcatgcaaatccacaaatcactgctgctcttgctgagatggcagaggattctttggagagcgtcatgcccctccttcacgtgatgccgtcggtagatcgggcaaatcacctggttgtcgtccatcataacaccgaagggctgtcttgtcacgtgcaagatatcgtgtctcatcacgaactgcttttcgctgatgttttgtgcttcacagagacacacctccaaggatcagtggccgatggacgtgcttgcttggaaggctacacgatgttttgcaggaaccgaagtgattcttacacaaactgtcctgacttggcgacaaaacgtggtggcggcgtaggtatttgtgtcaaaagtcacatcgcggcccaggaaaagaaatacgttcagggtgtgactgacattgaatttgttgtggtgaaacttgaagatcccctcaatgtgttgattgctgccgtttacaggcctccaggcaacagtctgcgcacttttctgccaagcttgggaaatctcttgcggtaccttgaagtaatggagcatcatcagatcttggtatgtggagattttaatgaagatatgctatctgcctcattcaagcccattcttgatttgttccgctcgaaaggctacacgcaactcatagccactgctaccactgacaaaaacacattgcttgacctcatttttgtctctcgacctcagtgtgcccttcattcaggtgtcctgcaaacgtactacagctatcacaatcctgttttctgtgttttgaccagtgaaaggtaagtcacagctaaatcagcattttgtaaaacaacaaggatggaaatcgaaacgtcaacggtgtcgtaagtgtataataatagtggtgggatgcggtgggtgatttgttgacttgaggagagatgggatccagagtggaagtgctcattacttgacctctttttctttctcttgacctctgtgctctttattcaggttccgtgcgaacatacaacagctatcacaatcctgttttctgtgttttgaccagtgaaaggtaagtcaaatctatatcatgtttttcagtagttggaaaaacaacgaggacagacgtcgaatggcgtaagtgtataatattagtggtgggatgtggtgggtgatttgttgactagagatgaaatgggatctggggctcagaatggtaaacgtaatgttgccattagcctcacaatttccacatagaaaataactaccaacccatgtggatagcgatagctggaaaagcagctttatactgataatataaattggtggcaatgaaatccacccctattttggacactgaggtttgtgcatgatgctagcaataaacctgttgcctggctggcattacaaatggagaaaacatcgAATTGGAAAATACTTATCGATGGCAAAGGTTTGCTTGACGCGAGAAacatgcttcagagtgagtgaaggggagacggagaggagtggcctttttaacttggattcacttttatcatttttaaatggtcccaggcaaatcatagaagagtgataaatggaaacaaaccgtgagtaaagccttacatgaaactgtcattaaaaagtatcatgagtaaaggtggtcatacatgtaaagacaaggacagttgatgtagctgaactcatgtctgtggtggtaagttgagatgggcctgtatgttgagatggaatgggggttgttgtggactcaagttcagttaagggaaggccaaggcttttgaaattttctacaagccttcccttaacttgatgtaactttttaaaatttttaactttttagactttttaattagctttcaaaaagtcttcccttaactcaagttgatttaactttttaacttgtaacatttttaactttttaaacttttaacttaaaatgctcactttctaaatttttaactcttggaacatttttaactttttaaacttttaacttaaaatgctcactttctaaatttttaactcttgtaacatttttaactttttaaacttttaacttcaaatgtttcactttccaaatttttaacttttgaaacttttacattttttaaactatcttagacgagttaaggggagactttttaacgttttacatgtttttatttctgattttagttatagaaaggccttttaaactttttttttttgaattgtttttcacattaattacttcatttttttatgtattatattttttctacgtcataatcgtgaggcgacaacagaaaacagacgaggtaagtttctcatcattagacatgttttatctttctttcaaaagacactaaatgctgctatttcactcttctgtattttaacagttcattttatgtggcgaaagcagctcatccacagtccactgaccaaagacatcctctcttcGGCCATGTACCAGCCAAATGCCGCCTTAAGTCCAGGAAAAGTTTTCTGAAAAGTGTCCCACCCCTCAGAACGCCGAACACAGAcagtgaaagagtcactcggcgggaagaaagacttgacaatcttccaccagaaactacaatggagcttaaagcaagcgaggcaatgaccccaggagcagacaccaactatgtatgcaacgtggaaatgcctaaatagactaagatctggtgttggacgtgcaaaagtcactctcgccaaatggggacatctggaggatcggaacagcgagtgtgactgtggcactgaaccacagaccatgcaacacctcctcatgtgcccctgctggaacatccctgcacagcatcgaatttagcagagtttaacgagaagggacagaaatgtgttcagctgtggctcaaccacatctagccaagcctgtaactaactgccttgtagccacgataagaagaagctcatcccagaatcgaggccagaggtagccatgacatattactttattgtaatgtaagtgtagaaactcaatgtttttttgatgagaacccacctaacagaccaaacagaactactttacaggctttcttgtcgtcacagagggcaacagtttcaagaacacctgtacaagggaggcctgcatcatggaacacaaactcccaaacacacatgacttctcctgcttcttctgtgagtagccaagacggtaatttgtcaggaagcgctctttaattttaccgcttctcctcaacatgaattgattaacatattatgttgcagcacagcgagagccacgcatttcaagaagacttgtacaagggaggcctgcatcatggaacacaaactcccaaacacacatgacttctcctgattcttctgtgagtaggcaaagaggaaatttgtcaggaaccactttttaattttaccgcttctcctcaacatgaattgattatgatattatgttgtagcacagcgagagccacgcatttcaagaagacttgtacaagggaggcctgcatcatggaacacaaactcccaaacacacatgacttctcctgcttcatctgtgagtagccaacaaggaaaattgtcaggaagcactctttaattttaccccttctcctcaacacctctttcatgttcctctagtatgttcctgggtcttgcctgtggttctacatgcatccagtcatgcagacagagaacaccttagcctttaactgtcggaagctgtccctctgcgaggcctcatagtatagtctgttttctgttctcattcattcatttatttatttatttatttatttatttatttattgattgattgattgattgattgattgattgattgattgattgattgatttattggcctttctatatttctttgccttaaattttgtttattaagttttgtgtttccaatatgtgcatgttcatttcatcacatacaagtccagtccaatgtatacgttcttgtttgtcattttgtatgttcagtatttattgagtcagttaaacattttatctattttttttattatttataagatttcacgcattatatattccattctgcccaaaacaactaatatcatgctgtattttggttccaaaaagcaccatgcaactgttttttttccttcttgtttagaaggaaaagtgtaaagtgtatgttgacaacttatgttgtgatttgtcgtataaaataacctgttttgaatgacattattcataattgacatttatttaattctttctttaatagaaaataggtcttttctgtgttgatatgaaactgtaattaaatacttatttttgattttaactctgcatgttcattcattactttcacactactcactaaatattttaatgtgatgttatcattattcatcagccaatgcatgcatcaggggggaagtgggttgtttttggggaaatgagacaattattgaaagtttattaatatattgtcttgtgatcatagtttattgttatgttgtcttgtatgtatgttgtcttgtatgtacattctataagttgatatagtgtccattattttatcttcgcgattgtactgatcacgttgcattgaaatactttgaaaacaaatcggaaacctcagaaaccgtggcgattatagttattaccattactgtaaggctattttattactatcatgatcagattttaaatatactgaaatatcgccactcaatcgtatcgtcacgtatcgcgtgattttactttttctgtctttacttaaagtggacgctaccatttttcaccttttaagggggggtgggggggggtgggctCGAAAAGCGTTGAGTTcacgtaaatataaacatgcacatgttcactcaattgtgtaatcatatttcacacgaatttagagcgatgtgttccggtctcagtgttttttttctgtatgtacTAAAGTTTTGACGCTACGACTAAAAGTTACCCTCTCTTTTCAGACTTCGCTCAGACCTTTCGCGCCGACCTTTCGCGCCGACGAAAAGTGGGGAGGGATAATGACTTTACACCGTCTCATTATCCAGTTGAAGACGAGATAGGTAAGTGGCAACATGAGATTTTGTCACAACAATATTAAAAACCCTAAGTATAtacttacattttaaccaggattgttgcgttagtggggaaagtagcacttccccacttctaattacgatcgtcacagttctattactgtgctattacatgttattactcattaactgtacatatagaaaaaa
This genomic window contains:
- the LOC133154285 gene encoding uncharacterized protein LOC133154285 isoform X2, translating into MLELLHKDIVQIDADDYKKDKGTGRMARLEEKLNKAGVTRRQFPIKLAFACTIHKVQGMTTSQAAVSLKGVFEHGMGYVALSRVTSLSGLHILHMDERRLHANPQITAALAEMAEDSLESVMPLLHVMPSVDRANHLVVVHHNTEGLSCHVQDIVSHHELLFADVLCFTETHLQGSVADGRACLEGYTMFCRNRSDSYTNCPDLATKRGGGVGICVKSHIAAQEKKYVQGVTDIEFVVVKLEDPLNVLIAAVYRPPGNSLRTFLPSLGNLLRYLEVMEHHQILVCGDFNEDMLSASFKPILDLFRSKGYTQLIATATTDKNTLLDLIFVSRPQCALHSGVLQTYYSYHNPVFCVLTSERFRANIQQLSQSCFLCFDQ
- the LOC133154285 gene encoding uncharacterized protein LOC133154285 isoform X1; translated protein: MCPKHILHVFATNKQVDGHNSAMLELLHKDIVQIDADDYKKDKGTGRMARLEEKLNKAGVTRRQFPIKLAFACTIHKVQGMTTSQAAVSLKGVFEHGMGYVALSRVTSLSGLHILHMDERRLHANPQITAALAEMAEDSLESVMPLLHVMPSVDRANHLVVVHHNTEGLSCHVQDIVSHHELLFADVLCFTETHLQGSVADGRACLEGYTMFCRNRSDSYTNCPDLATKRGGGVGICVKSHIAAQEKKYVQGVTDIEFVVVKLEDPLNVLIAAVYRPPGNSLRTFLPSLGNLLRYLEVMEHHQILVCGDFNEDMLSASFKPILDLFRSKGYTQLIATATTDKNTLLDLIFVSRPQCALHSGVLQTYYSYHNPVFCVLTSERFRANIQQLSQSCFLCFDQ
- the LOC133154285 gene encoding uncharacterized protein LOC133154285 isoform X3; translated protein: MTTSQAAVSLKGVFEHGMGYVALSRVTSLSGLHILHMDERRLHANPQITAALAEMAEDSLESVMPLLHVMPSVDRANHLVVVHHNTEGLSCHVQDIVSHHELLFADVLCFTETHLQGSVADGRACLEGYTMFCRNRSDSYTNCPDLATKRGGGVGICVKSHIAAQEKKYVQGVTDIEFVVVKLEDPLNVLIAAVYRPPGNSLRTFLPSLGNLLRYLEVMEHHQILVCGDFNEDMLSASFKPILDLFRSKGYTQLIATATTDKNTLLDLIFVSRPQCALHSGVLQTYYSYHNPVFCVLTSERFRANIQQLSQSCFLCFDQ